Below is a genomic region from Deinococcus koreensis.
GACAGGCTGGTGTAGTCACCGGCATCCTTCCGGGCTGTGCGATCCCGCAATTGGTTTGGACGGTCAATGAGGAGCTTCCAGTCCGTCACTCTTTCAAAAGCCCCTTCTGCATAGAGCAGGGGCGTCTGCTGCGTTTGGACAGAGATGAGATCGGGAGCAAGCTTGTGCGCTGTCCGGAGCACTGCTGAACGAAGTGGGGCAGGGAGTGCCCCCAGAGGTTGCTGGGTGGTGGTTCCCAATGTGGTCATGCCCCCGACGGCATGAACCAGAGACCACAAGGAGGACGAAGACATGTAGGGGCCAACGTAGCAATGCAGGGCGCCCTCCTATGGCGCAAAACTCCATCCCGACCATTTAGGTTCCCTGAAGTTTACGGAGGTGGTGATCCCTCCACCGCCCTCAGCCATCGAACGTTTTGGCGGCCATGATCTCAGCCCACGTCAAGCCGTTTGAGGTACCCGACCGTAACATGTGGTCTGAATTCCCCAGCTTGGGCTTGAACTGGCCAAACTCACCCCGTACACTCGTAACGTCGGAGCAGAAAATCGTGCGTTGGCAAAAACCAGAACCGAGAAAACACCGTCCCAGACGGTGTTAAGCTCAGCTGGTAGAGCAAACGACTGAAAATCGTTGGGTCGCCGGTTCAAGTCCGGCCCTGGCCACCACGTACAGAACATCCCCCGACTCACTCGGGGGATGTTCCTTTGGCTTCGCGCTCGCCCGCGACCAGCGCCCTCCTGCCTCACCTTCCGGGGCCTCAGCTTCCGGGCACGGCCCGGGGCTCTGGCGCCAGCACCGCCAGCACGAGTTCGGCGAAGAGGCCGTTGGCCCAGCCGAACCACTCGCGCGTGAAGGTCGCGGGGTCGTCGGGGTGGAAACTCTCGTGCATCAGGCGGGTGCCGGCGGTGGTCGAGACCAGCATGTCCAGCGCAGCGCGGCGCTCGGCGGCGTCGGTGGCGGTCAGGCCGGCCATGGCGAGGCCGATCGGCCAGACGTGCCCGGCCGGCGTGTGGGGGCTACCGACCCCCTGGGCGAAGGCCCCGCGCGCGAAGTAGGGATTGGCGGGGCTCAGGACGAAGCGCCGGGTGGCCCGGTAGGTGGGGTCGTCCGCGCTCAGGTAGCCCAGGTACGGCGCGGAGAGCAGGCTGGGCACGTTGGCGTCGTCCATCAGGACGTGGTGGCCCCGCCCGTCGGTCTCGTAGGCGTACAGGCGGCCGAAGTCCGGGTGCGAGACCACCGCGTGCTCCTCGATCGCCGCGCGGATCTCGTGGCCCAGGGCGCGGCACACGGCGGCCAGTTCCGGGTCGTCCAGCCGCCCGGCCAGCTCCGCCGCGTGCGCGAGTTCCACAGCGGCCATCATGTTGCCGGGCACGTGGTAGTTGAGTTCGCAGGCGTCGTCGCTGGGCCGGAAGGCGCTCCAGATCAGGCCGCAGGGCGCGGTCGGGTGGCCCCGGCCCCCGGCGGGCAGGTTGTCGGTCGCCGGCACCTCGCCGGGGCGCCAGAAGCGGTAGGCGCTGCGTTCGTCGTGGCGCTGCTCGGTGTGCATCACCTCCAGGATCACCCGCAGGGCGCTCAGGAAGTCGCCGCGCAGCGGCTCCAGGTCGCCCGTGTGCCGCCAGTAGCCGTGCGCGAGCCGGATGGGGTAGCACAGCGAGTCGAGTTCGAACTTGCGCTCCCACACCAGCGGGTGGCGCGGCGGCTGGTCGCCGGCGTGGCCCGCCCCGCTGGGGGCGGCGTTGAAGGCGTTGGCGTAGGGATCGGTGAGCAGCTGCCGCGCCTGCTGCCGGATCACGCCGGCCAGCAGCTCGCGCAGCGGCGGGTCGCCGGCGCACAGCGGCAGGTAGGGCCAGACCTGCGCGGCGGCGTCGCGCAGCCACATGGCGGGGATATCTCCGGTGATCACGAAGGTGCCGCCGGGCCCCGGCTGCAGGGCGGTCTCCAGGCTGTTGGGCAGGCAGCGGGCGAAGGTGAGGGCGACCTCGGGCTGCTGGGCGAAGGCCTGCTCGACCTCGCGGATCAGGGCGTGGACGCTGTGCATGGGGTTCCTCTCGGGGGCGGCTATTTGCTGCCGGTGAAGGCGATGGACGAGGTGAAGTAGCGCTGGGCGAACACGAAGACCGCCAGCACCGGCAGCGAGACCACCACCGAGGCGGCCATGAGGGGGCCGTAGTCGGTGGTGTGGTTGAAGCTGAAGGCCTGCAGGCCCATCTGCACGGTCGCCATGTTGGGGTCGTTGAAGACGATCAGCGGCCACAGGAACAGGTTCCAGCCGGCCTGGAAGGTGAAGATGCCCAGGGTCGCCAGGGCCGGGCGGCACAGCGGCAGGTACAGGCTCCAGAAGATCCGCCACTCCGAGGCGCCGTCCACCCGCCCGGCGTCCATCAGGTCGTCCGGCAGGGTGCGGAAGAACTGGCGCATGAAGAACACCGCGAAGGCCCCCGAGGCGCCGGGCAGCACCACCGCCCAGTAGGTGTTCAGCAGCCCGAAGCCGCCGCGCCCGAACAGGTCGTTGCCGCCCGCGAGCGGAAAGCCCCGCAGGATCAGGAAGCTGGGGATCAGGGTGATGATGCCCGGCACCAGCAGCGAGGCGAGCTTCACGCGGAAGAGCCACTCGCGCCCCGGAAACCTCAGGCGCGCGAAGGCGTAGCCCGCCAGCGACCCCAGCAGCAGGTTGGCCGCCACCCCGAGCGTGGCCATCGAGAAGGAGTTCAGGAAATAGCGGCCGAAGGGCACGGTGGTGAAGGCCCGCGCGTAGTGCTCCAGCGTGACGCGCTGCGGCCACCACTGTACGGGGTCGCGGAAGATGTCGGCGTCGGGCTTGAGCGAGGTGACCAGCATCCAGTAGAAGGGCAGCGCCATCACGAGCGCCACCAGCGTCAGGCCGCCGTAGAAGAGCAGGTCGCCCAGCACGGCCAGCGGGCGGGGGCGGCGCCGTCTCAGGCCCGCTGCGCTCATGAGAGCCCCGAGTCGCGGTTCAGGCGCAGGTTCGCCACGCTGACCACCAGGATCGCCAGCGCCAGCACGAAGGCCTGCGCGCTGGCGTAGCCCATCTGCAGCTGCGTGAAGCCGTTCTGGTAGATCTGGTACACGGCGGTGGTGGTCGCGTAGCCCGGCCCCCCCTGGGTCATGACGTAGGCCTGGTCGAACAGCTGGAAGGCGCCGATCAGGGACATGAAGGTCACGAAGAAGGTCGTGGTGGCCAGCAGCGGCACGGTCAGGTAGCGGAACTGCTGCCAGGGCGAGGCGCCGTCGAGCGCGGCGGCCTCGTACAGCTCGCGCGGGATGCCCGAGAGCCCCGCGAGGTAGATGATGATGTTGCCGCCCAGCCCCTGCCAGAGGGTCACGAAGACGATGGCGTACAGGGCGGTGTCGGAGTTCGCCAGCCAGGCCGGGCCGCGGAGGCCCACCGCCGCGAGCAGCTGGTTGACCACCCCGTAGTCGCGCTGCAGCATCCACGACCAGACGGTCGCGCCGGCCACGCTGGAGGTCACCGACGGCAGGTAGAAGAGCGTGCGGAACACCACCATGCCGGGCTTGGGACGCCGCAGCGCCAGCGCCAGCCCCAGCGCGCACAGCACCATGCTGGGCAGGTACAGCAGCGCGTAGACCCCCACGTTGCGCACGCCCCGCCAGAACAGCGCGTCGCTCAGCAGCCGCTCGTAGTTCGCCAGCCCCACCCAGCGGATCGGCGTCAGGATGTCGTAGCGCGAGAAGCTCAGCACGAAGGCGGCGAACACCGGCAGCACGGTAAACACCAGGAACAGCAGCATGGTCGGCGTGATGAACAGCGCGGCGGCCCGGCCCTCGGCCCGCAGCAGCCGGGAGCGGCGCCGGGGCGCGCGGGCGAGCGGCGAACCCAGCGGCGTGTGCTGCGGTGTGTGCTGGACGGTCATGGTGGGGAACCTCCGGGGGTGGGGGCGCTGGGGGCCGGGGGGCGGGCGGCGGGGGGCGGGGCCGTGGAGGCGCCCGGCACCAGCGCGTACGGCACGTACTCGCGCTGCGGCGTGGGCTGGCCGTCCAGGCGGGCCAGCGCCAGCGCCACCGCCCGGCGCCCGATGGCGTTCTCGCCCTGGCGGATGTGCGTGAAGTCGGGCCCGCCCAGCGGGCTGCCCGCCGCGTCGAAACAGGACACCGACACGTCCTGCGGCACCTGCAGGCCCAGCCCTCGCAGGACGTGGGTCACGGTCAGGGCGAGGTTGTATTCGGCCACCACGAAGGCCGTGACCCCCGGCGCGCGGGCGATGAACTCCCGCAGCCGCAGCACGTCGTCCTGCACGTTGCCGGGTTCCAGGTGCAGCGGCAGGGTGCTCTGCAGCGCGTGCAGGACGAGTTCCTGGCGCAGCCCCAGCCCGGCGGCCGCCAGCGCCGCGCCGTAGCCGGCGAAGCGGTCTTCCAGCGAGGTCGTGTGCTCGATGGGCGGCGACACGAAGGCGACGTCGCGGTGCCCCAGCGAGAGCAGGTGCGCGGTCAGTTCCTGCGCGGCGGCCACGTTGTCGGTCACCACGCTGGGGGCCGGGATGCCGCGCAGGTAGCGGTCGACCAGCACCAGCGGGTAGCCGTCCAGCACCGCCTGCAGCAGCGCCGGGTTGTAGTGCTCGCCGTGCACCGGAAAGACGATCAGCGCGCCCGCCCCGGCACGCCGCAGGGCGGCGACCCCGGCTTCCTCGGCCTGGCGCTCGCCGTAGCTGCGGCGCAGCAGCAGGTGGTGGCCGCGGGCGGTGCATTCCTCCTCGACCCCGCGCACGAGTTCCAGGCCGTAGGCGTCCGCGAAGTCCGGCAGCAGCAGCCCGATGGTCGCCAGCGTGACGCCCCCGCTGGAGGCTGGCAGCCCCAGCTCGGCGCGTGCCCGCTCCAGATCCGGCAGCGCGCTGCGCACGAAGGTGCCGCGCCCCCGCGCCCGCTCCACGATGCCCGCCTGCGCCAGCAGGTCGAGCGCCCGGCGGGTCGTGACCCGGCTGACCGAGAAGCGGCGGGCCAGCTCGACCTCGCCGGGCACCCGGCTGCCGGCCCGCAGCTGTCCGGCGCGGACTTCCTCCAGAAGCTGGGCCATCACGTGGGCGTAGCGCAGGCCGGTCATGAGCCAGTGTGCTCCGCCGGGGCACCGGGGCGCAGCGTCCCGGCCGGGGAGCCGGCCTCCAGGGCGGCCAGGCTGCCCAGCAGCGTCACCCCGCTGAGCGCCGCGCCGAGTTCCAGCGCACCCGCCGGCGCTGCCCCCCAGTCGGGGCCCGACAGGCCGCCGGGGGAGAGGTGGCGCAGGGCCGCCCCGGCGCCCGCCTCCAGTAGCGCCCGCACCTCCGGGGCCAGGGCCGGGTCGTGGCGGGCGAGCAGGCTCAGGTACCGCGCCAGGATGCCCTTGAACAGGCCGCCGTCGCCCGGGCCCTCGGCGGGGAAGACCGGCCCGTAGCGCCCGGCGGCGGCGCGGGCGGTGCGGCGGGCCTGCTCCAGAAAGGGAGTCTCGCCGGTCGCCCGCCACAGCTCGGTTCCCGCCCCGATCACCGTGCCCTCGTTGTAGGTGTAGGCCCAGTCGAGGTCCGTGGCGCCGTCGCCCCGGCGGTTCACGCCGTCCCAGACCACGCCGCTGTGGGGGTCGACCAGCGTGTCCAGCAGCCAGTCCCAGACCCGGCGGGCGAAGGCCAGATCCGCCGGGTCGCCGTGCCGGCGGAAGAGCCGCGCCCCGAGCAGCGCGGCCGGCGCGTTGGCGGGCGTGTTCTTGTACTCCGGCTGCGTCCGCCGCCAGGCCACGCCGCCGCCCTGGGCGGGGTTCCAGCCCTGGCGGATGTCGGTCCACAGCGCCCGGCACCCGTCCAGCCAGACCCCCTCGCCGGTGGCCGCGTGCAGGCGCTCCAGGGCCAGCGCCATCCACAGCATGTCGTCGTAGAACTCGTTGTGCAGCGTGCCGCCCTGGGCACGCCGGACGCCGGCCACCAGGGTGCGGGCCCGCCGCAGGTGGGTGTCGCCGCCCCGCGCGTGGGCGTCGAGCAGGGCGTCCAGCGCGTGCGCCTGCCACCAGTAGTGCAGGGGATCGCCGGCGGGCCGCCCCTCGTGCGTGCGGTACAGACCGGCGGCCTCGTCCCAGAACGTCCGGTCGAGGGCCGCCTGGGCCTGAGCCGCCTGAACCCGCCAGCTCACAGGGCTCCCGGTCTCACAGCGGCTCCAGCACCACGGCGTCGAGGTTGAGCCAGCCGGCGTCCTGCGGGCCGAAGAGCACCTGCACGGTGGAGGCCCCGGCCGGCAGGGTCAGGGGCACGCTCACGCTGGCCCAGGTCTGCCAGTCGGGGGTGGCGGGCAGCTTGAGCAGCGCCTTGCTTCCGTTGACGTCCAGGCGCCGCGAGGCCCAGCCCCCGCCCGCCGAGTAGCGCACCCGCGCCCGGTACCGCCCGGCCCTGGGCGCGTTCACCGTGAAGGCCACCCCCTGCCCGAGCGTGTGGAAGTCGTTCACGTAGCCGCGCCCGGAGTGGCCCGGCGCCCGGTCGCTGCTCTCCACGCCCAGGCGGCGGGCGTTCTCGGCCTCGTAGCGGCCGTCGGCCCAGGGCACCCCGGCGGGCTGCGGGCCGGCCGCCAGCACCGCCGCCACCGCCGAGCCGGCGCTCAGGCTCTCCAGAGCGCCCGGTTCCAGCGGATCTGGGCCCGCCCCCTGGCCGGGGGGCGTGTCCCAGGCGGTGCCGGTCAGGCCGTCGGCGCGGCGGGCGTTCCAGGCGGCCTGGGCCTGCCGCGCCAGCGCCCGGGCGTAGGCCTCGCCACCGCTCTGAGCTGCCAGCTCCCGCAGCGCCCGCACGAAGACCCCCTTGAAGCCGCCGCCGTCGCCGGCACCCTCGTCGAGCAGCACGCCGTTCTGGGTCAGGTTGCGCAGCGCCCAGTCGGCGGCGTCCCGGGCGACCTGCAGGGCGGCCGGGTCGCCGCCGGTCTGCGCCATCGCCAGCCCGGCGTCCATCACGGCGCCGAAGTTGTAGGTGAAGTCCCAGCGGGTCACGGCGCCGCTGCCCTCGCCGCTCACGTGGTCGTACACGCGCGGGCCGTCGATCAGCCGCGAGCGCAGCCAGACCCAGCCCAGGCGGGCGCGCTGCAGGTACTCGGCCTCGCCGGTCGCGCGGTAGAGGCCCAGGTGGGTGGCGACCAGCGGGGCGTTGGTCGCCACGTTCTTCTGATCCTTCACGGAGCGGCGCCACCACACGCCGCCCCCGTAGGCCGAGTCCCAGCCCTGCCAGATGCGGTCGGCCAGCGCGCGGGCCCGCTCCAGGGCGGCCGGGTCGCCGCTCTGCTCGTGGGCCCGCAGCTCGGCCTGGGCCAGCCAGCCCAGGTCGTCGTTGTAGTCGTTGCCCGCCGGGTCGTAGTTCCGCAGGAACCCCGCCTGCACCTGCGCGGCGCTGGGGCCGGCCGGAGGGGTGGCCCCGGTACCGACCAGCCCCTCGGCCGCGTCCAGCGTCAGGCTGTAGAGCTGCGCCGCCCACCAGAAGTCGCTGTAGCGGCCGCCCTCGGGCCCGGAGCTGCGCTGCTCGCGCACCCGGCAGTCGCTGAAGGTGCAGAAGGCCCCCGCCTCGGCCCGCCAGTAGGCCCGGCTGAAGTCCCGCCACATGTCGGCCGGCTGAACCGGGGTCGGGGTTGCCGGGGTCTGGGCCGGCGCCGCCCCGGTCGCCGTGACCAGCAGCGCGCCGGTCACCGCCAGCTGCAGGGCCGCGCGCATCTCAGGGGGCCGCGTTCTCGCGCAGGATGCGGTCGCCGGCCTCCTGGGCCTTTTGCAGGGTGGTGCGGGCGTCCTGCTTGCCCTCCAGGAAGAGCTGCAGGTTGGGCACCACGGCGTTGCCCTCCATGGGCGGGTAGCCCGCCACGGTGGGGCGGATGCGCGCGAATTTCAGGGTCTCGGTCATGGGCTTCCAGAAGGGGTCGTTCTGGAAGTAGGGGTCGTTCACGGCGCGCAGGTTGCCGGGGATGTTGTTGCTGGTCTTGGCCCACAGCAGGGCGTTCTTCGGGTCGTTCAGCCACCACTTGATGAACGTCCAGGCGGCGTCTTTTTGCTTCGAGGCCTGCGGGATCGCCAGCCCGAACCCGCCCATCACGCTGCCGCGCGCCCCGGTCGGGCCGGCGGGCGGCGGGATGATCCCGAACTCCAGATCCTTGCCGTATTTGCGGTAGCCGTCGATGCTCCAGGGGCCGGTGTAGATCATGGCGGCCTTGCCGGTCACGAAGGGATCCTGCGCGTTCGCCTCGCCCTGGCCGAAGCCCAGCTCATAGACCTTGTTCTGGTTGATCATGCGGTTCCAGAAGTCCAGCACGCGCAGCCCCGCTTCCGAGTTGAAGGCGGTCTTGGTGCCGTCGGCGGTGAGCATGCTGCCGCCCGCCTGCTGCAGGTACATGTTGAAGAGCCCCGCGTCGTTCATCAGGAAACCCGTGCGGGTCAGCTTGCCACTGGCGTCGCGCTGGCTGAGCTTGATGGCCGCCTGCTCCAGCTGCGCCCAGGTGCGCGGCGGCTGCAGCCCGGCTTCCCGGAAGAGCTTCTTGTTGTAGAAGATCGCGCGGGCGTCCACCGTCAGGGGCAGGCCGTAGATGTTCTGGCCCGAGGACAGCTCCTTGACGGCTTCCGGATAGAAGTCGGCCAGCCGGATCTTGTCGCGGGTCAGGTAGGTGTTGATGGGCGCCAGCACGTTCTTCGGCGCGTACAGGGCGGTGCGGAAGCGGTCCCACACGATCACGTCGGGCACCTGTCCGGTGGTGGCGGCGGTCAGGAACTTGGTGATGATGTCCTGCTGCGGCACGTAGCGTACCCGCACCTGCGACTGCGAGGCGTTGAAGGCGTTCACCATGGTGTTGATCTGCTTCTCGCCGTCGCCCGTCCAGTCGCCCCAGAGCGTGATGGACGTCTGGGCGCCGGCCCACGACAGGCTGGCCCCGCACAGGGCGAGGGCAGCGCTGAGCGCGGCGCAGCGGGGCAGTGCCCGGGAAAGCAGCGCCTGGGGAAACGGTGACGAAGGAGCAAGGGAACGCTTCATGTCAGAACCACCGCTCATGCCAGAACCTCCGATCATGTCAGAACCTCCGCGAGGCGTGGCAGACGTCACCCGGGCACGCCCCCCGTGCGTGGGACGCCCTGACGGGACGCTCTTCGTCCGCCTGGATTGTTCGCTCTCGATGGCCGGAGTGTACGGTTGCCCTGACCTGACATGTCAACAGGACAACTCCGGGTCAGCTGTGGGCCAGGGGCGGCCCTGCGGCTGGGGCGGCGTCCGCTGACGGGGGCGGGGCGAGGTCGGTTGACTTTGCTTTCCGGGCGGGAGTATACCTGACCGGTACATCATCACAATTGCCCGACCAGTGCCCTAGAAGTGCCCGCCAGACCGCGCTTTCTCTGCTTCTCCCGCAGGAGGTACGCCCATGAACCGGACGCTGATTCCGCTCTCGTTGCTGCTGCTCGCCCCTCTGGCCGGTGCCCAGACGACCACCCTGACCATCGAGAGCTGGCGCAACGACGACCTCAAGGTCTGGCGCGACTCGATCATCCCGGCCTTCGAGAAACAGAACCCGGACATCCGGGTGGTCTTCTCGCCCAGCGCCCCGGCCGAGTATAACGCCGTGCTGGACGCCAAGCTCAAGGCGGGCACGGCCGGCGACCTGATCACCTGCCGGCCCTTCGACAAGAGCCTGGAGCTGTTCAACGCCAAGCGCCTGAGCAGCCTGAACGGGCTCGCGGGCCTGAACAACTTCGACGCGGTGGCGAAGGCCGCCTGGTCGACCGACGACGGCAAGACGACCTTCTGTATCCCCATGGCCTCGGTGATCCACGGCTTCCTGTACAACAAGGCGGCCTTCAAGGAACTGGGCCTGAGCGAGCCCACCACCGAGGCGCAGTTCCTGGCGGCCATGACCAAGATCAAGGCGAGCGGCAAGTACGAGCCGCTGGTCATGGGCACCAAGGATCAGTGGGAGTCCGCGACCATGGGCTACCAGAACATCGGCCCGACGCTGTGGAACGGGGAGACCGGCCGCAAGGGCCTCATCTCCGGCAGCGCCCAGTACAACAAGGGCGGCTTCCTGCAGGCCTTCCAGGCGCTGGAACGCTGGAAGCCCTTCCTGCCGCGCGGCTATCAGGCGCTGGCGTACCCCGACGCGCAGAACCTCTTCGCGCAGGGGCGCGGCGCCGTCTACCCGGCCGGCAGCTGGGACATCGGCACCTTCCGCCAGATGAACCCCAAGCTGGAGCTGGGGGCCTTCGCGCCCTACTCGATCTCCGGCAAGAAGTGCGTCATCGACGACCATCCCGACATCGGCCTGGGCATCAACGCCGCCAGCAAGAACCAGGCGGCGGCCCGCACCTTCCTGACCTGGGTCGCCTCGGACGCCTTCGCCACGCTGTACGCCAACGCGCTGCCGGGCTTCTTTCCGCTGGCGAACGTGAAGTACACGGTGACCGACCCCGTGGCGCAGGAGTTCCTGCAGTGGAGAGCGCAGTGCGGCAAGAGCTTCCGCTCCTCGTACCAGATCCTCTCGCGCAACGCCAACCCGAACAACGAGAACGACCTGTGGAACGTCTCGTCGCAGCTCCTGAACGGCGCCATGACCCCGCAGGCGGCCGGCGACCTGGTGCAGAAGAACCTGGCGAGCTGGTACGCGCCGCAGAAAGGCAAGTAGGCCCGGCCCCTGTCAGGCCCTGTCCGGTTCGCGCCGGGCCGGGCCTGAGTCTCATTCCCCGAGCTTCCGAGGTGTCCTGAATGCTCCAGCCCCCGCGCCGCGCCCGCCGGCCCTTTCCGTGGCACATCGTGGTGTTCCTGGCCCCGGCCGTGCTGATCTACACGGCGGTGATGATCTACCCGATCCTGGCGTCGCTGTGGCTCTCGCTGCAGACCCAGGTCGAGGGGGGCGCCGAGCGCTTCGCCGGGCTCGCCAACTACCGGCGGCTGCTGGGCAGCGAGCTGTACGCCCAGCCGCTGTGGAACGCGGTGCGGAACAACCTGGTGTTCTTCGCCATCCACATGCTGGTACAGAACCCGGTGGGGCTGCTGCTGGCGGTGCTGCTCAGTTTCCGGCTGCGCGGCGCGGCCCTGTACCGCACGCTGCTGTTCACGCCCACGGTGCTCTCGGTGGTGATCATCGGCTTCGCCTGGAAGCTGATCCTGAACCCCGCCTGGGGCGTGCAGCGCGGCCTGCTCGAACCGCTGGGCCTGCAGGCCCTCGACCAGCCGTGGCTGGGGCTGCCGGGCAGCGCGCTGCCCACGCTGTCCTTGATCTCGGTGTGGCAGAACATCGGCATTCCCATGCTGCTGTTCCTGGCGGCCCTGGTGCGGATTCCCGACGAGCTGTACGAGGCCGCCCGGCTCGACGGCGCCGGCGGCTGGCGGATCTTCCGCTCGATCCAGTTGCCGCTGATCCTGCCCACGGTGGGCATCGTGAGCGTGCTGACCTTCGTGGGCAACTTCAACGCCTTCGACCTGATCTATTCGGTGCAGGGCGCGCTGGCCGGGCCGAACTTCGCCTCGGACATCCTGGGCACGCTGTTCTACCGCACCTTCTTCGGGTATCAGCTGCAGTCCGGCGACGAGTACATGGGCGCGGCGGTGGCCGGCGTGATGCTGGGCATCATCCTGACCGGGCTGCTGCTGTACCTGGCCGCCGTGCAGCGCCGCCTGACGGAGGTGGAGCTGTGACGCTGGGCGAGGCGCGGCCCGCTCCGGTGCGCGAGAAGCCCGTGGTGGGACGCGGCACCCAGGTCTTCGCGCACCTGGGCCTGATCCTCTTCAGCCTGCTGGCGACGCTGCCCACCGGGCTGATCATCATGAATTCCTTCAAAGACCGCATCAGCATCTTCGCGCGGCCCTTCGCCCTGCCGACCCCGACGACCTTCACGCTGGAGGGCTATCAGACGGTGGCGACCTCGGCCAACTTCGCGCTGTTCTTCCTGAACAGCCTGCTGGTCACGCTGGGCTCGCTGGCGCTGATCCTGCTGTGCAGCTCGATGGCCGCCTTCGCGCTCAGCGAGTACCGCTTCCGCCTGAACACCCTGACCGGCCTGTACCTGTCGCTGGGCATCATGGTGCCGATCCGCCTGGGCACCGTGGGCATCCTGAACCTGATGGTCGACTTGCACCTCGTGAATACCCTCTGGGCGCTGATCCTGGTGTACACGGCGCAGGGCATCCCGCTGGCGGTGTTCGTGCTGACCTCGTTCATGCGCGGCGTGCCCCGCGACCTGAAGGAGGCCGCGCGCATCGACGGCGCGGGCGAATACCGCATCTACGGCCTGATCCTGCCGCTGATCCGCCCGGCGCTGGGCGCGGTCACGGCGATCTCGATGATCCCCATCTGGAACGACCTGTGGTTCCCGCTGATCCTGGCCCCCGGCGAGAAGACCAAAACGGTCGTGCTGGGCGCCAGCGCCTTCCTGGGCCAGTTCGTGAACGACTACAACGCGGTGCTGGCCGCCCTGACCCTGGCGATCGTGCCGGTGGTCGTGCTGTATGTGATCTTCTCGCGCCAGCTGGTGAGCGGCATCACGGGCGGGGCGCTGAAGTGAGGCGGGTGGGCCTGATCGGCACCGGGCTGATGGGCAGGGTTCACGCGCAGGGATGGGCGCAGCGTTCCGGGGTGTTGCGCGCCGTGTACGCCCCGGACGAGAACGCGAGGCATTTTGCCGCCCGCTTCGGCCTGCTCCCCTGCGCCACCCTGGACGAGCTGTGGCCGGAGGTGGACGTGGTGGACATCTGCACGCCGACCCCCAGCCACGCCGGGTACGCCGTGCAGGCGGCGCGGGCCGGCAAACACGTGATCTGCGAGAAACCGCTGGCGCTGACACTCGACGAGGCCGACCGGATCATCTCCGCCTGTGACGAGGCCGGCGTACGCCTCTTCGTCGCCCACGTCCTGCGCTTCTTTCCGCAGTACGCCGCCGCGCAGGCCCAGGTCGCCCTCGGCGCCGTCGGGGAGCCGCGCACGCTGCGCCTGAGCCGGCTGTCCTCGCCGCCTGCCCCCGGAAGCTGGCTGTTGGACGAGGCCCAGAGCGGTGGCGTGCCCCTCGACCTGATGATCCACGACCTCGATTACGCACGCTGGATCGCGGGCGAGGTGGGCCGCGTATACGCCGCGCAGGCCCGGCGGGGTGACCGCGTGAGCGTCCACGCCACCCTCTCGCATACGGGCGGAGCGATCTCACTGGTCGAAGGCGGCTGGGCGGCTCCTCCCGGCGTGTTCCGCACCGCGCTGGACATCGCGGGCACGGGCGGAGTCATCG
It encodes:
- a CDS encoding ABC transporter substrate-binding protein yields the protein MNRTLIPLSLLLLAPLAGAQTTTLTIESWRNDDLKVWRDSIIPAFEKQNPDIRVVFSPSAPAEYNAVLDAKLKAGTAGDLITCRPFDKSLELFNAKRLSSLNGLAGLNNFDAVAKAAWSTDDGKTTFCIPMASVIHGFLYNKAAFKELGLSEPTTEAQFLAAMTKIKASGKYEPLVMGTKDQWESATMGYQNIGPTLWNGETGRKGLISGSAQYNKGGFLQAFQALERWKPFLPRGYQALAYPDAQNLFAQGRGAVYPAGSWDIGTFRQMNPKLELGAFAPYSISGKKCVIDDHPDIGLGINAASKNQAAARTFLTWVASDAFATLYANALPGFFPLANVKYTVTDPVAQEFLQWRAQCGKSFRSSYQILSRNANPNNENDLWNVSSQLLNGAMTPQAAGDLVQKNLASWYAPQKGK
- a CDS encoding carbohydrate ABC transporter permease — protein: MTLGEARPAPVREKPVVGRGTQVFAHLGLILFSLLATLPTGLIIMNSFKDRISIFARPFALPTPTTFTLEGYQTVATSANFALFFLNSLLVTLGSLALILLCSSMAAFALSEYRFRLNTLTGLYLSLGIMVPIRLGTVGILNLMVDLHLVNTLWALILVYTAQGIPLAVFVLTSFMRGVPRDLKEAARIDGAGEYRIYGLILPLIRPALGAVTAISMIPIWNDLWFPLILAPGEKTKTVVLGASAFLGQFVNDYNAVLAALTLAIVPVVVLYVIFSRQLVSGITGGALK
- a CDS encoding Gfo/Idh/MocA family protein; this translates as MRRVGLIGTGLMGRVHAQGWAQRSGVLRAVYAPDENARHFAARFGLLPCATLDELWPEVDVVDICTPTPSHAGYAVQAARAGKHVICEKPLALTLDEADRIISACDEAGVRLFVAHVLRFFPQYAAAQAQVALGAVGEPRTLRLSRLSSPPAPGSWLLDEAQSGGVPLDLMIHDLDYARWIAGEVGRVYAAQARRGDRVSVHATLSHTGGAISLVEGGWAAPPGVFRTALDIAGTGGVIEWTSDAAPPLQAHGVVPATAEQDGAALPELGEGDPYAAELWHAYDALETGQPLRIEPADARAALALALAVRRSLESGQPVEVEA
- a CDS encoding carbohydrate ABC transporter permease, encoding MLQPPRRARRPFPWHIVVFLAPAVLIYTAVMIYPILASLWLSLQTQVEGGAERFAGLANYRRLLGSELYAQPLWNAVRNNLVFFAIHMLVQNPVGLLLAVLLSFRLRGAALYRTLLFTPTVLSVVIIGFAWKLILNPAWGVQRGLLEPLGLQALDQPWLGLPGSALPTLSLISVWQNIGIPMLLFLAALVRIPDELYEAARLDGAGGWRIFRSIQLPLILPTVGIVSVLTFVGNFNAFDLIYSVQGALAGPNFASDILGTLFYRTFFGYQLQSGDEYMGAAVAGVMLGIILTGLLLYLAAVQRRLTEVEL
- a CDS encoding ABC transporter substrate-binding protein, with product MKRSLAPSSPFPQALLSRALPRCAALSAALALCGASLSWAGAQTSITLWGDWTGDGEKQINTMVNAFNASQSQVRVRYVPQQDIITKFLTAATTGQVPDVIVWDRFRTALYAPKNVLAPINTYLTRDKIRLADFYPEAVKELSSGQNIYGLPLTVDARAIFYNKKLFREAGLQPPRTWAQLEQAAIKLSQRDASGKLTRTGFLMNDAGLFNMYLQQAGGSMLTADGTKTAFNSEAGLRVLDFWNRMINQNKVYELGFGQGEANAQDPFVTGKAAMIYTGPWSIDGYRKYGKDLEFGIIPPPAGPTGARGSVMGGFGLAIPQASKQKDAAWTFIKWWLNDPKNALLWAKTSNNIPGNLRAVNDPYFQNDPFWKPMTETLKFARIRPTVAGYPPMEGNAVVPNLQLFLEGKQDARTTLQKAQEAGDRILRENAAP